The Euphorbia lathyris chromosome 2, ddEupLath1.1, whole genome shotgun sequence genome includes a window with the following:
- the LOC136217883 gene encoding agmatine deiminase → MGDMVGSPVSHGYRMPAEWEPHSQTWIGWPERPDNWRDNAVHAQQVFVKVATAISKFEPVTICGSAAQWENARNQLPAHIRLVEMSMNDSWFRDTGPTIVVKSSNSGPPEQRIAGIDWTFNSWGGVDDGCYKDWSHDLLVARKILGIEKLPRFPHFMILEGGSIHVDGEGTCLTTEECLLNKNRNPDLSKEQIENQLKEYLGVEKVIWLPRGLYGDDDTNGHIDNMCCFARPGVVLLSWTDDEKDPQFERSMEAMSVLSNATDARGRKLQIIKLHVPGPLYMTDEEANGVTQDDEAKPRLPGTRLAASYVNFYIANKGIITPQFGDKERDEEAVHVLSQVFPDYEVVRIEGAREIVLAGGNIHCITQQQPALPPTY, encoded by the exons ATGGGTGATATGGTAGGATCGCCGGTTTCCCATGGTTATCGCATGCCTGCAGAGTGGGAGCCTCATTCGCAGACTTGGATAGGTTGGCCT GAACGACCAGACAACTGGCGAGACAATGCAGTCCATGCACAACAAGTTTTTGTCAAAGTGGCAACTGCAATTTCAAAGTTTGAGCCTGTGACTATTTGTGGGAGTGCAGCTCAG TGGGAAAATGCACGGAATCAGTTACCAGCACATATCAGATTAGTTGAGATGAGTATGAATGATTCCTGGTTCCGTGACACAGGGCCAACT ATTGTTGTGAAGTCATCAAATTCTGGTCCACCAGAGCAAAGGATTGCAGGCATCGATTGGACCTTTAACAGTTGGGGAG GGGTTGATGATGGTTGTTACAAAGATTGGAGCCATGACCTTCTTGTTGCAAGGAAG ATTCTTGGAATCGAGAAGCTTCCACGGTTTCCTCATTTCATGATTCTTGAAGGTGGAAGCATCCATGTAGATGGAGAAG GGACATGCCTTACCACTGAAGAATGCCTCTTGAACAAAAACCGGAATCCAGATTTGTCTAAAGAGCAAATAGAAAATCAACTTAAGGAATATCTTGGAGTGGAGAAGGTTATTTGGCTGCCTCGTGGACTATACG GTGATGATGACACCAATGGCCATATTGATAATATGTGCTGCTTTGCGAGGCCTGGTGTGGTTTTATTGTCTTGGACTGATGATGAAAAAGATCCTCAGTTTGAAAGATCCATGGAGGCGATGTCTGTGCTCTCAAATGCTACTGATGCTAGGGGCAGGAAGTTGCAGATAATTAAACTTCACGTACCAGGACCACTGTACATGACAGATGAAGAAGCTAATGGAGTTACTCAA GATGATGAGGCAAAACCAAGACTTCCTGGCACAAGACTTGCAGCTTCCTATGTGAACTTTTACATTGCAAATAAAGGGATCATCACACCACAATTTGGGGACAAAGAACGGGATGAGGAAGCTGTTCATGTCCTCTCTCAAGTTTTCCCAGATTACGAG GTGGTGAGAATTGAAGGTGCAAGGGAGATAGTATTGGCCGGTGGGAACATTCATTGCATCACTCAACAACAGCCTGCACTGCCTCCTACCTACTAA
- the LOC136217882 gene encoding uncharacterized protein, which yields MGCTFSGLNALYDAVNGGGDVWINENRFRIIRQLGEGGFAYVYLVKEVVTDTSASSDAVAGAGLAKKVKDSSHLSDDGTYAMKKVLIQNNEQLELVREEIRVSSLFSHSNLLPLLDHAIIAVKGNQERSWNHEAYLLFPVHLDGTLLDNSTAMKARKEYFSTSDVLQIFRQLCAGLEHMHGLDPPYAHNDVKPGNVLLTRRKGHAPLAILMDFGSARPGRKQIRSRSEALQLQEWASEHCSAPFRAPELWDCPSHADIDERTDIWSLGCTLYAIMYGVSPFEYALGESGGSLQLAVVNAQMKWPGGPNPPYPEALHQFVNWMLQPQAAVRPRIDDIILHVDKLMAKFSK from the exons ATGGGCTGCACGTTTTCGGGGCTCAATGCGCTATACGACGCAGTCAATGGCGGAGGAGACGTTTGGATCAACGAAAACAGGTTCAGGATCATTAGGCAGCTCGGCGAAGGTGGTTTCGCCTATGTCTATTTGGTCAAGGAGGTCGTTACCGACACCTCTGCTTCCAGTGATGCCGTTGCTGGTGCTGGCCTCGCCAAGAAAGTCAAGGACTCTTCCCATCTATCTG ATGATGGAACCTATGCAATGAAGAAAGTTCTGATTCAGAACAATGAACAATTGGAGTTGGTAAGGGAAGAAATTCGTGTATCCTCCCTGTTCAGCCACAGTAACCTGCTTCCGCTTCTTGATCATGCTATTATTGCAGTTAAG GGTAATCAAGAGCGCTCTTGGAACCATGAAGCATATTTGTTATTTCCAGTTCATTTGGATGGAACCTTACTGGACAATTCCACAGCTATGAAAGCTAGGAAGGAATATTTTTCTACTTCAGATGTCCTTCAAATATTTCGTCAG CTTTGTGCTGGACTGGAACATATGCACGGACTTGATCCTCCATATGCACACAATGATGTCAAGCCTGGTAATGTACTTCTCACACGTAGGAAAGGACATGCACCTCTTGCCATATTGATGGACTTTGGAAGTGCTCGACCTGGAAGGAAACAAATTCGATCTCGTTCAGAGGCACTACAATTGCAG GAATGGGCATCTGAACATTGTTCTGCACCCTTTAGAGCTCCCGAGTTGTGGGATTGTCCAAGCCATGCTGATATTGATGAGAGAACTGACATTTGGTCACTGGGATGCACATTATATGCAATAAT GTATGGAGTATCTCCATTTGAGTATGCACTTGGAGAATCTGGTGGTAGCTTGCAACTGGCAGTCGTAAATGCGCAAATGAAGTGGCCAGGTGGACCAAATCCTCCATATCCAGAAGCTCTTCATCAGTTTGTGAACTGGATGCTTCAGCCACAGGCAGCAGTTCGCCCTCGCATTGACGATATTATACTTCACGTGGATAAGTTGATGGCGAAGTTTTCTAAATGA